One window of the Mytilus galloprovincialis chromosome 14, xbMytGall1.hap1.1, whole genome shotgun sequence genome contains the following:
- the LOC143059299 gene encoding innexin unc-7-like, giving the protein MGINDFELARKLAGIKDLTDDSRIHQLNRSGCLIFFIAVAIAVSTKLYVGNPIQCWCPAQFTKYQRAYIDSYCWVRNTYVIDFNSTIPNDKYLRHETEIPYYQWTPIILLFQAVLFYVPRLFWKGFSGYSSLNIKKIIKNSNEISYKYGKERMESLKGTVEYFEKYLKIRNRVTTRHRNMEQTNETIAAMGIHKGNYIVLIFLLTSFLYAATALCQIFIVDSLLGIRFKTLGSDILKRFTMGDTLLDPNRFPIVTFCDFELRQMTNVQTWTVQCSLPINLFSEKIFIANWFLLVIMTIINAIYFLYNLVSTFLPYRAEVYVQKFLTVDGVRTGMYQKIPEHLTESQKDFVHSFLRRDGVFLIWMLSNKVNQVVAGEIVNELWINYTK; this is encoded by the exons ATGGG GATCAACGACTTTGAACTAGCAAGAAAATTGGCAGGAATTAAAGACTTAACAGACGATTCACGAATTCATCAACTAAATCGGTCTGGttgtttgattttctttattgCTGTCGCAATAGCCGTTAGTACAAAACTATATGTTGGTAACCCGATTCAGTGCTGGTGCCCTGCTCAATTTACTAAATACCAGAGAGCCTATATCGACAGTTATTGTTGGGTCCGGAATACTTACGTCATCGATTTTAATTCTACTATTCCGAATGACAAATATTTGAGACATGAAACCGAAATCCCATATTACCAATGGACTCCTATAATATTACTTTTCCAGGCCGTTTTGTTTTATGTGCCGAGATTGTTCTGGAAAGGTTTTAGTGGGTACTCgtctttgaatattaaaaaaattataaagaattcaAACGAAATATCATACAAGTATGGAAAAGAACGTATGGAATCGTTAAAAGGTActgttgaatattttgaaaaatacttaaaaattaGGAATCGCGTGACAACGAGGCATAGAAATATGGAACAAACGAATGAAACTATTGCTGCTATGGGAATCCATAAGGGAAATTATATTGTACTTATATTTCTCCTtacttctttcttatatgcagcAACCGctttatgtcaaatatttatagtaGACAGTCTTCTTGGAATAAGATTTAAAACACTAGGGTCAGATATTCTCAAACGCTTTACCATGGGAGATACTTTGTTGGACCCCAACAGATTTCCAATTGTTACGTTTTGTGATTTTGAATTACGACAAATGACGAATGTTCAAACATGGACTGTTCAATGTTCATTGCCGATTAACCTATTCAGTGAGAAAATCTTCATAGCGAATTGGTTCCTTTTGGTTATTATGACGATTATAAACGCCATCTATTTCCTGTATAATTTGGTATCAACTTTTTTGCCATATCGAGCAGAGGTCTATGTACAAAAGTTTCTTACAGTAGATGGCGTTCGTACTGGAATGTACCAGAAAATTCCAGAACATTTGACAGAATCACAAAAGGACTTTGTTCATAGCTTTTTGCGTCGGGATGGAGTTTTCTTAATATGGATGCTTAGTAATAAAGTCAATCAGGTTGTCGCTGGAGAAATTGTGAATGAACTGTGGATAAACTATACCAAATAA